In Gammaproteobacteria bacterium, the genomic stretch CGCGGCTAGCTATAGCATCTTTATGGGAATTAACTCAGGGGGAGAGGCTCCTAAACTTAGTGGAGTAACGGGTACTAATGCCACCATTACAGGACTGGTCAATGGAGTAAAGTATTACTTTAAGATTAAGGCTACCAATACTGCTGGTACCAGTGCCTATTCAAATGAGGTTAACGCCACCCCTGCGGCACCTCCACCGACGCCAACCCTGACGAGCGTAGTGGCAGGGGTTGGTCAGGTTGTATTGCGTTGGTCCTCTGTGGCTACCGCGACTAGTTACAACATCTACCAAGGAACCATTTCTGGAGGTGAGGCGCTTGTCATCAGCGGTTTAACAGGGACTACGAGAACCATCACAGGTTTAACCAATGGAACGACGTATTTCTTCACGGTTACTGCTGTGACTAATGGTGGTGTTAGCGCATTCTCGAATGAACTGAGCGCCACACCTCAAGCCGCGTTATTAGCACCCGCGATTAATAGCGCCACTCCAGGAAACGCGGCCATTACCTTGAAATGGTCCACAGTAACCGGCGCTACTAGTTACAGTGTTTTTTGGGGAACTGTTGCTGGAGGAGAAAATCAGACAAGGACGGGGGTCACGGGGAAGTCTGTGGCTATTACTGGCCTAGCGAATGGTACGACCTATTTTTTCAAGATGAAGGCGGTCAATGCCAGTGGCACGAGTCCATTCTCAAATGAAGTTAGTGCTACGCCTAACACCCCACCCTCAGCCCCAGTTATCAATACTGCGGTACCAGGAGACATGCAGGTCACGTTAAATTGGACCTCAGTGACTGGCGCAACCAGCTATAACGTCTATGATGGGGTCTCTTCCGGTGGTGAATTCCCCACACCGATACTAACTGGTCTCACTGGGAATAGCGTTGTTGTCACTGGCCTAACCAATGGCGTCCCTTATTTCTTCAAGATGAGGGCTGTTAATACAGGTGGCGCTAGTGGATTGTCAAATGAGCTAAGTACCACACCAGGACCAACCCCAAGGGCGCCAACCGTAAGAAGTGTAACTCCAGGTAATTCTCAAGTTACCGTTAAATGGACCGCAGTGGCTAACGCTATTAGCTATAACATTTATTGGGGGACTAGTGCCGGAGGAGAAAATCTTCAGAAGACAGCGCTTACGGGTACCAGTGCGGTAATTACCGGACTGACTAATGGCACGACCTATTTCTTTACGATGAAAGCAGTTAATGCCAGCGGCACCAGTACAGTCTCCAATGAGGCTAGTGCTACGCCTATTGCACCGCCTACAGCGCCAGTCTTGAATAGCGCGATACCAGGGAACACTCAGGTGACGTTGACTTGGTCCACAGTAAGTGGAGCGGATAGTTATAACGTGTATCGGGGAACTACCCATGGAGGAGAAAGGCTTGTGAGTGAAAAAATTACCGGAACCAGCAATACCGACACGGGTCTGACCAGTGGCATGACCTATTATTTTAAGGTCAGAGCGGTTAATGCGGGGGGGGTTAGCGCATTCTCGAATGAGCTAAGTGCTACGCCGCAATAGCAATACGCTTTTCTCCCCTCTCCCCCCGGGAGAGGGGCCGGGGGTGAGGGCGTGATACTGACGAATCAACAAATTCCTGCCCTCACCCCAATCCTTCTCTCTGGGAGGCTTTTCCGTTTCTCACCACATAGGTAGCAACTTGGATTAGGTAGTGGATTCAACCTTGAAGCGCAACACTTCCACCCACAGTTTTACATAACGTCTGTTACGCGGCAGGAACAAAAAATCCACACATG encodes the following:
- a CDS encoding hypothetical protein (Evidence 5 : Unknown function); this translates as MDYTIPYPGPTINNTWFPNTPASAFWSASAYADYSGYAWFVDFFYGGYAGYDLKHYSFQVRLVRGGQSFGFLALAAARTGTGNGTITSSPAGINCGSDCSEDYSSGTSVTLTATPASGSQFTGWSSDCTGSSDTCTVDMTAARNVTATFDLITYSLIVTKQGTGNGTVTSGVSGINCGTDCMENYVPGDSVTLTAVAATGSTFAGWSGACTGTGTCTVSMTAAKSVIASFAQNKINQTITFTAVPSLSVGSIGTVSATGGNSGNAITFGSNTPLVCVVSGSTVTGVSAGTCTVTADQAGNDNYNAAAQATQTITVGKSNQAIGAITFNPTTLTVGGATTANATATSGLPVNFSSTTPGICTVSGGTVTGIVAGICTVAANQAGNASYSAAPQVTNNITVVANITKPAAPSIASAVPGNAQVTLNWSAVNGAASYSIFMGINSGGEAPKLSGVTGTNATITGLVNGVKYYFKIKATNTAGTSAYSNEVNATPAAPPPTPTLTSVVAGVGQVVLRWSSVATATSYNIYQGTISGGEALVISGLTGTTRTITGLTNGTTYFFTVTAVTNGGVSAFSNELSATPQAALLAPAINSATPGNAAITLKWSTVTGATSYSVFWGTVAGGENQTRTGVTGKSVAITGLANGTTYFFKMKAVNASGTSPFSNEVSATPNTPPSAPVINTAVPGDMQVTLNWTSVTGATSYNVYDGVSSGGEFPTPILTGLTGNSVVVTGLTNGVPYFFKMRAVNTGGASGLSNELSTTPGPTPRAPTVRSVTPGNSQVTVKWTAVANAISYNIYWGTSAGGENLQKTALTGTSAVITGLTNGTTYFFTMKAVNASGTSTVSNEASATPIAPPTAPVLNSAIPGNTQVTLTWSTVSGADSYNVYRGTTHGGERLVSEKITGTSNTDTGLTSGMTYYFKVRAVNAGGVSAFSNELSATPQ